A genomic region of Macaca thibetana thibetana isolate TM-01 chromosome 14, ASM2454274v1, whole genome shotgun sequence contains the following coding sequences:
- the LOC126936138 gene encoding olfactory receptor 5D14: MMMVLRNLSMETTFALLGFTDYPKLQIPLFLVFLLIYVITVVGKLGMIVIIKINPKLHTPMYFFLSHLSFVDFCYSSIVTPKLLETLVMADKSIFFFNCMMQYFLSCTAVVTESFLLAVMAYDRFVAICNPLLYTVAMSQRLCALLVAGSYLWGMFGPLVLLCYALRLNFSGPNVINHFFCEYTALIAVSSSDTLIPHLLLFGFATFNEVCTLLIILTSYVFIFVTVLKIHSASGRHKAFSTCASHLTAITIFHGTILSLYCVPNSKNSQQTVKVASVFYTVVNPMLNPLICSLRNKDVKDAFWKLIHTQVPFH, encoded by the coding sequence ATGATGATGGTTTTAAGGAATCTGAGCATGGAGACCACCTTTGCCCTCTTAGGTTTCACAGATTACCCAAAGCTTCAGATTCCTCTCTTCCTTGTGTTTCTGCTGATATATGTTATCACCGTGGTAGGAAAACTTGGGATGATCGTAATCATCAAGATTAACCCCAAACTTCATACTCCTATGTACTTTTTCCTTAGTCACCtctcttttgttgatttttgttacTCTTCCATTGTCACTCCCAAGCTGCTTGAGACCTTGGTAATGGCAGATAAAAGCATCTTCTTCTTTAACTGCATGATGCAGTACTTCCTGTCCTGCACTGCTGTGGTGACAGAGTCTTTCTTGCTGGCAGTGATGGCCTATGACCGCTTTGTGGCCATCTGCAATCCTCTCCTTTATACAGTGGCCATGTCACAGAGGCTCTGTGCCCTGCTGGTGGCTGGGTCATATCTCTGGGGCATGTTTGGTCCCTTGGTACTCCTTTGTTATGCTCTCCGGCTAAACTTCTCTGGACCTAATGTAATCAACCACTTTTTTTGTGAATATACTGCTCTCATTGCTGTCTCTAGCTCTGATACACTCATCCCCCACCTCCTGCTTTTCGGCTTCGCCACCTTCAATGAGGTGTGTACGCTACTGATCATCCTCACttcctatgttttcatttttgtgactGTACTAAAAATCCATTCTGCTAGTGGGCGCCACAAAGCCTTCTCCACCTGTGCCTCCCACCTGACTGCTATCACCATCTTCCACGGGACCATCCTTTCCCTTTACTGTGTACCCAACTccaaaaactctcagcaaacagTCAAAGTGGCCTCTGTATTTTACACAGTTGTCAATCCCATGCTGAACCCTCTGATCTGCAGCCTAAGGAATAAAGATGTGAAGGATGCTTTCTGGAAATTAATACACACACAAGTTCCATTTCACTGA